From a region of the Phragmites australis chromosome 21, lpPhrAust1.1, whole genome shotgun sequence genome:
- the LOC133902899 gene encoding arogenate dehydratase 1-like: MAYTSSLPLPKHLLLPRTRRNTRSSFVPAAAKTNGAAPQVNGHAENVPHNSKVQINGNGKGGRSGVNGKGQVVNGHGKKGVNGKGAHVNGHVDRIHLSVSTGGGGGRQDGTGLRVAFQGAPGAYSEFAAKTALPGCDTVPCRAFADALAAVERGGADRAILPVESTMEGTALRNYDLLLRHDLVVAQEINLFVHYCLLAMPGVRAAEVRRVISHPMALAHCGRALARLGVDREPVEDTAGAVEMLRSNRMLDTAAIASPRAADLYGLDVLAHGLQDESWNVTRFLLLSRPPSPVTLPGDADFKTSMVVAHRGGSMMVVLKVLSAFSSRSINLTKLEVINNDADGARHPVMILDTSARGAPTLRAFPHVLYVDCEGAAHDPRVHEAIQEIERFAVFVRVLGCYAADTTVYDLQ, translated from the coding sequence ATGGCCTacacctcctccctccccctccccaagcacctcctcctccccaggACCCGCCGGAACACGCGTTCCTCCTTCGTCCCCGCCGCGGCCAAGACCAACGGCGCCGCCCCGCAAGTGAACGGGCACGCCGAGAACGTGCCGCACAACAGCAAGGTACAGATCAACGGCAACGGCAAGGGAGGACGCAGCGGCGTCAACGGGAAGGGGCAGGTCGTCAACGGCCACGGTAAGAAGGGTGTCAACGGGAAGGGGGCGCACGTCAACGGCCATGTGGACCGGATCCACCTCTCGGTGAGCACGGGAGGCGGGGGCGGGAGGCAGGATGGGACCGGGCTCCGGGTAGCGTTCCAGGGCGCGCCCGGCGCGTACAGCGAGTTCGCGGCCAAGACGGCGCTGCCCGGGTGCGACACCGTCCCGTGCCGCGCGTTCGCGGACGCGCTGGCGGCCGTGGAGCGCGGGGGCGCCGACCGGGCCATCCTCCCCGTGGAGTCCACCATGGAGGGCACCGCGCTGCGGAACTACGACCTTCTGTTGCGGCACGACCTGGTGGTGGCGCAGGAGATCAACCTCTTCGTGCATTACTGCCTCCTCGCCATGCCGGGGGTCCGCGCCGCCGAGGTGCGCCGCGTTATCAGTCACCCAATGGCGCTCGCGCACTGCGGCCGCGCGCTGGCCCGCCTCGGCGTAGACCGCGAGCCCGTCGAGGACACGGCGGGCGCCGTGGAGATGCTGCGGTCCAACCGGATGCTCGACACCGCGGCCATCGCCAGCCCGCGCGCCGCCGACCTCTACGGCCTCGACGTGCTCGCGCACGGCCTCCAGGACGAGTCCTGGAACGTCACCCGCTTCCTGCTGCTCTCCAGGCCGCCCTCGCCCGTGACCCTGCCCGGGGACGCCGACTTCAAGACCAGCATGGTGGTCGCGCACCGGGGCGGGTCCATGATGGTGGTGCTCAAGGTGCTCTCCGCTTTCTCCTCACGCAGCATCAACCTCACCAAGCTGGAGGTCATCAACAACGACGCCGACGGCGCGCGGCACCCGGTGATGATCCTGGACACGAGCGCCCGCGGCGCGCCGACGCTGCGCGCGTTCCCGCACGTCCTCTACGTCGACTGCGAGGGCGCCGCCCACGACCCCCGCGTCCACGAGGCCATCCAGGAGATCGAGAGGTTCGCCGTGTTCGTGCGCGTCCTCGGCTGCTACGCCGCCGACACCACTGTCTACGACCTGCAATAA